The Salvia splendens isolate huo1 chromosome 21, SspV2, whole genome shotgun sequence genome includes a window with the following:
- the LOC121785196 gene encoding two pore calcium channel protein 1A-like — MDAALLSDDAGSSGWARARRDHRRLFDRRSEAIAHGSPYERAAALVDLAEDGIGIPEEIFDQPSFGHSLRSYLVFIKFDFLWSLNYFALLLLNFLEKPLWCKEECNNRGYYYLGELPYLTSTESIIYEAVTIVILTVHTLFPLSYEGISIYWKSHVNKIKVVLLLLLVIDLVVFIIFLSPVGIYTLPFRFAPYLRVAFFILSIRELRDTLVILFGMLLTYLNVLALLLLFLLFSSWLAYVIFEDTDQGKTTFTSYGTTVYQMFILFTTSNNPDVWIPAYKASRWYSLFFVLYVLLGVYFVTNLILAVVYDSFKAELVQQVCAKDNATKRILKKAFSIIDESDLGYLDKDQCIRLFDELNKYRTLPKISRDDFELIFYELDDSHDVKINLDEFVDLSHAIGLRFQKEDSEPIFESCCPTFYRSYTSQKLKDFVRGDKFGYVVAFVLILNFVAVVIETTLDIEDNSAQDAWQKIEFVFGWIYVLEVALKVYSFGFVNYWRDGQNRFDFVITWVIVIGETATYLSPSGQTFLSNGEWIRYLLIARMLRLIRLLMHVKQYRAFVATFLTLIPSLMPYLGIIFCTLCIYCSVGVQVFGGIVNDGNPNLSKTDLQDNDYLLFNFNDYPNGMVTLFNLLVMGNWQVWMQSYMELTETKWSYIYFISFYLITILLLLNLVVAFVLEAFFAEMDLESSESGEVKEETRKSRRLIGAKSRNQRVDMLLHHMLSAELNETAAEAIVPSSP, encoded by the exons ATGGATGCAGCTCTTCTCAGTGACGATGCAGGCAGCAGTGGTTGGGCGAGAGCGAGACGGGATCATCGGCGCTTGTTTGATCGAAGATCAGAGGCTATCGCTCATGGCTCGCCCTATGAAAGGGCTGCTGCTTTGGTTGATCTT GCTGAAGATGGAATCGGGATACCTGAGGAAATCTTTGACCAGCCAAGTTTCGGACACTCCTTAAGGTCATATTTggtatttataaaatttgatttccTTTGGAGCCTGAACTACTTTGCTCTACTTCTGCTAAATTTCTTGGAG AAACCTTTATGGTGTAAAGAGGAATGTAACAACAGGGGATACTACTATCTAGGAGAGTTGCCTTACTTGACTAGTACTGAGAGTATCATCTATGAG GCCGTAACAATCGTGATTCTCACTGTGCATACTCTCTTTCCATTATCATATGAAGGGATTAGTATATACTGGAAGAGCCATGTTAATAAAATTAAG GTGGTTTTGTTGTTATTATTGGTTATTGATCTGGTTGTCTTTATCATATTTCTATCTCCGGTGGGAATCTATACTCTTCCCTTTCGGTTTGCACCGTATCTCAGAGTCGCATTTTTCATTCTTTCCATCAG GGAGTTACGAGATACATTGGTCATCCTGTTCGGAATGCTTCTCACATACCTCAATGTCTTG GCTTTACTGCTACTATTTCTTCTGTTTTCGAGCTGGTTGGCATATGTCATTTTCGAAGATACTGATCAGGGAAAGACCACATTCACTTCATATGGAACAACGGTGTACCAGATGTTTATCTTATTCACCACTTCCAACAATCCTGATGTCTGGATTCCAGCATACAA GGCCTCACGGTGGTATAGCTTGTTCTTTGTCTTATATGTGTTGTTGGGTGTATACTTTGTCACCAATTTGATTCTTGCCGTTGTATACGATAGCTTTAAGGCTGAG CTTGTACAACAAGTTTGTGCAAAGGATAATGCAACAAAAAGGATACTGAAGAAAGCTTTTAGCATCATAGATGAAAGT GATCTCGGTTACCTCGATAAAGATCAGTGCATTCGCTTGTTTGATGAGCTGAACAAATACAG AACATTGCCAAAAATATCAAGAGATGATTTTGAATTAATATTCTACGAGCTGGATGACAGTCATGATGTCAAG ATTAATCTGGATGAATTCGTTGATCTCTCGCATGCAATCGGACTAAGATTTCAGAAGGAGGATTCA GAACCTATTTTCGAGAGCTGCTGTCCAACGTTCTACAGGTCATACACATCTCAAAAGCTGAAAGATTTTGTTCGGGGAGACAAATTCGGTTACGTTGTAGCCTTCGTTCTCATCCTGAATTTCGTTGCTGTTGTTATTGAGACAACG CTCGATATAGAGGACAATTCTGCACAAGATGCTTGGCAAAAGATTGAATTCGTATTTG GATGGATTTATGTCCTCGAAGTGGCATTGAAAGTGTATTCCTTTGGGTTTGTGAATTATTGGAGAGATGGCCAAAATCGTTTTGACTTTGTAATCACCTGGGTAATTG TAATTGGAGAAACAGCAACTTATCTGTCTCCAAGTGGACAAACATTCCTCTCCAATGGAGAATG GATTCGGTATCTTCTAATAGCAAGAATGCTAAGATTGATTAGGCTATTGATGCATGTTAAACAATACCGCGCTTTCGTTGCAACGTTCTTGACCCTCATACCAAGCCTAATGCCATATCTGGGGATCATCTTTTGTACCTTGTGCATTTATTGTTCTGTTGGTGTTCAG GTCTTTGGTGGTATTGTTAATGACGGAAATCCAAACCTTAGCAAAACTGATTTACAAGATAATGA CTACTTGCTCTTCAACTTCAATGACTACCCAAATGGGATGGTAACACTATTCAATTTGCTGGTGATGGGAAATTGGCAAGTGTGGATGCAG AGCTACATGGAGTTGACTGAAACTAAATGGAGTTATATCTACTTCATCAGCTTCTATCTCATCACAATCTTACTACTCTTGAACTTG GTTGTGGCTTTTGTGTTGGAGGCTTTCTTTGCTGAGATGGACCTTGAATCTTCTGAGTCAGGGGAGGTCAAG GAAGAAACAAGGAAGTCACGAAGGCTTATCGG TGCTAAGTCAAGGAATCAGAGGGTCGATATGCTTCTCCACCATATGTTGAGCGCTGAGCTGAACGAGACGGCGGCAGAGGCAATAGTGCCTTCCTCTCCCTAG
- the LOC121783661 gene encoding uncharacterized protein LOC121783661, with the protein MADSPAGAPPLPELSNSTALLLRLMSKRRTWVCLFVSVYSLLLFLSWNFLKSVLSWYEFESAPPSGWPALYASALLGLAFGVLSMVAALAVAVPATLVTWITVLVLLTFCGKPRKTLVVEGKKLTAEITGFVVKVLIKEGNLVAAVCAVLGYFALVRHRENGGGPLDFL; encoded by the coding sequence atggCGGACTCCCCCGCCGGAGCTCCCCCGCTGCCGGAGCTCTCCAATTCCACGGCGCTACTGCTCCGCCTCATGAGCAAGCGCCGGACCTGGGTTTGCCTCTTCGTCTCCGTCTACTCGCTCCTGCTCTTTCTCTCCTGGAATTTCCTCAAATCCGTCCTCTCCTGGTACGAATTCGAGTCAGCGCCGCCGTCCGGCTGGCCTGCGCTCTACGCCTCCGCGCTCCTCGGCTTGGCCTTCGGAGTTCTGTCGATGGTCGCCGCGCTGGCGGTCGCGGTCCCGGCCACGCTGGTGACGTGGATAACCGTGCTGGTGCTGCTCACCTTCTGCGGCAAGCCGAGGAAGACGCTGGTGGTGGAGGGGAAGAAATTGACGGCGGAGATCACCGGATTCGTGGTCAAGGTGTTGATCAAGGAAGGGAATCTCGTCGCCGCTGTTTGTGCTGTGCTTGGATATTTTGCCCTTGTTAGGCATAGGGAAAACGGCGGTGGCCCTCTCGATTTTCTATAA
- the LOC121783660 gene encoding signal peptide peptidase-like 3: MAAPFQRSASLAGALQLGILLLFLSSIAVGDDVSRASPDDESATCGNDFRLVKVKRWVDGVEKEAIGGLTADFGSVLPAHAEDGHRFSAVFADPLNGCSLSSSNVSGSIALTVRGDCIFTTKAKVAQAGEAAALIVINDEEGLVQMSCGNDTTLNITIPVITISKSGGEELKKSMANGGKVELLLYSPDRPILDYSVIFLWLMAVGTVVSASLWSEITGSKQTDVHYNELSSQDSGSAADQDDEEKEILHISAKSAIVFVITASTFLLLLYFFMSSWFIWLLIILFCIGGIEGMHNCIVSLVFSNFRGSEQKRMNLPLLGEVSIFSLTVLIFCVLFAVSWAATRMESYSWIGQDILGICMMITVLQLAQLPNIKVATALLCCAFVYDIFWVFLSPFIFQDSVMIAVAEGDKSSGESIPMLLRVPRIADPYYGYNMIGFGDILFPGLLVSFAFRFDKANKKGILNGYFLWLSIGYGVGLLFTYLALYLMDGHGQPALLYLVPCTLGTCVLLGWIRGEIKHLWNYDTDDIRESDEQLVPGEEA, from the exons ATGGCTGCACCATTTCAACGGTCTGCGAGTTTAGCTGGTGCTTTGCAATTGGGGATTCTTTTGTTGTTCCTGTCATCAATTGCCGTCGGAGATGACGTTTCTCGAGCTTCCCCCGACGATGAATCCGCTACCTGCGGTAACGACTTCCGATTG GTTAAGGTCAAAAGGTGGGTAGATGGTGTGGAGAAGGAGGCAATAGGTGGATTAACTGCCGATTTTGGGTCTGTGTTACCTGCTCATGCTGAAGATGGCCACCGTTTCTCGGCCGTTTTTGCAGATCCTTTGAATGGCTGTTCACTCTCGTCTTcaaat GTATCAGGCTCTATTGCACTGACAGTACGTGGTGATTGCATCTTTACAACTAAGGCTAAAGTTGCTCAAGCTGGGGAAGCAGCAGCACTGATAGTGATAAATGATGAGGAAG GTCTTGTGCAGATGAGTTGTGGGAATGATACTACTTTAAATATCACGATTCCTGTTATTACAATCTCTAAGTCAGGAGGAGAGGAACTAAAGAAATCCATGGCTAATGGTGGAAAAG TTGAGCTTCTATTATACTCCCCGGATCGGCCAATTTTAGACTACTCAGTGATATTCTTGTGGTTGATGGCTGTTGGGACAGTAGTTTCTGCTTCACTTTGGTCGGAAATCACTGGATCAAAGCAAACTGATGTGCACTATAATGAATTGTCATCACAG GATTCTGGTTCTGCAGCAGACCAGGATGATGAAGAGAAGGAAATTCTCCATATAAGTGCTAAAAGTGCTATAGTTTTTGTTATAACGGCGTCAACTTTTCTGCTACTGCTTTATTTCTTTATGTCTTCATGGTTCATCTGGCTGCTGATCATACTTTTCTGCATTGGAGGTATTGAG GGAATGCACAATTGTATTGTTTCATTGGTCTTCAG CAATTTCAGGGGTAGCGAACAGAAGAGAATGAATCTGCCACTTCTAGGGGAAGTTTCCATCTTCTCTTTAACTGTTCTGATATTCTGTGTGCTGTTTGCTGTTTCCTGGGCTGCTACCCGGATGGAGTCCTACTCTTGGATTGGACAAGACATCCTT GGTATATGTATGATGATAACTGTCTTACAATTGGCTCAATTGCCAAACATAAAG GTTGCGACAGCACTTTTGTGCTGTGCGTTCGTGTACGATATCTTTTGGGTTTTTCTATCTCCATTTATATTCCAGGACAGTGTTATGATCGCA GTTGCTGAAGGTGATAAAAGCAGTGGAGAATCGATCCCCATGCTTCTGAGAGTTCCTCGAATTGCTGACCCATATTATGGCTATAACATGATAGGCTTTGGGGACATTCTATTCCCCGGCCTGTTAGTTTCCTTTGCTTTTAG ATTTGACAAAGCTAATAAGAAAGGGATCTTAAATGGATACTTCCTGTGGTTGTCAATCGGCTATGGAGTTG GTCTATTGTTTACATACTTAGCGTTGTACTTGATGGACGGGCATGGCCAACCAGCTCTTCTGTACCTAGTTCCATGTACACTGG GAACTTGTGTCTTGTTGGGATGGATAAGAGGCGAGATCAAACACCTTTGGAACTACGACACAGATGATATCAGAGAATCAGACGAACAACTTGTGCCTGGAGAAGAAGCTTAA
- the LOC121783659 gene encoding switch 2-like has protein sequence MSLNAFKEALKPCKSILNSSQSSSSSQISHPSLPTRKPPKTSLSRQLLRLNDPADFSPPNELKISEPDPNFNAGSRNSKCEEEKEKEAEIRPIDVKLESFRSFDHTGPYEPLLLSLSAEIPAVQVPASINSLLLEHQREGVKFLYNLYKNNHGGILGDDMGLGKTIQAIAFLAAVFGKGSDESDTVLTSHDVNRDEKKGPVLIICPSSVILNWESEFSKWSTFGVAVYHGVNRDLVIDKLKAGDVEIIITSFDTYRIQGSILSNIQWEILIVDEAHRLKNEKSKLYTACMKIKTLKRYGLTGTVMQNKIMELFNLFDLVVPGGLGTREHFREFYDEPLKHGQRSSAPQRFVQIAEERKQHLVSVLQKYMLRRTKDETIGHLMMGKEDNVVFCAMSELQKRVYQRILQLPDIQCLINKDLPCSCGSPLKQAECCQRTVPNGMIWPYLHRDNPEGCDSCPFCLVLPCLVKLQQISNHLELIKPSPKDDHDKQMKDAEFASAVFSTDIDLVGGSATQSGSFMGLSDVRHCGKMRALERLMHSWISMGDKILLFSYSVRMLDILEKFIIRKGYSFSRLDGSTPTSVRQSLVDDFNSSPSKQVFLISTRAGGLGLNLVSANRVVIFDPNWNPAQDLQAQDRSFRYGQKRHVTVFRLLSAGSLEELVYTRQVYKQQLSNIAVAGKMEKRYFEGVQDSKEFRGELFGICNLFRDLSDKLFTSNIVGVHDKQGIYFDDPLQETSSVESKGIGGRRTKAKPTLEDLGAVYAHRNEDVVNLRSRCLVNEKQSLSREQDDEQRRPPPEERKESDATGEAETVEIVMDPPVCDASKKRKSDHSSLLAVLMGIDEAELNKLMLA, from the exons ATGTCATTGAACGCTTTCAAGGAGGCGCTCAAGCCCTGCAAATCCATTCTAAACTCCTCCCAATCTTCATCCTCTTCCCAAATTTCTCACCCCTCACTTCCAACAAGAAAACCCCCCAAAACTTCACTTTCCCGCCAACTTCTCCGCCTCAACGATCCCGCCGATTTCTCGCCCCCAAACGAACTCAAAATCTCCGAACCGGACCCCAATTTTAACGCTGGAAGCAGAAATTCTAAATgcgaggaggagaaggagaaagaGGCGGAAATTCGACCGATAGATGTCAAATTGGAGTCTTTTCGCTCGTTCGATCACAccggaccttatgaaccgcttCTTCTGTCGTTGTCCGCTGAAATTCCCGCTGTTCAG GTTCCGGCGTCGATTAATAGTCTACTTTTGGAACATCAGAGAGAAGGGGTGAAGTTTTTGTATAACTTGTACAAGAACAACCATGGAGGAATTCTCGGAGATGATAT GGGATTGGGGAAGACCATTCAGGCAATTGCTTTCTTGGCTGCTGTGTTTGGGAAGGGTTCGGATGAATCGGATACTGTTTTAACGTCTCATGATGTGAATCGAGATGAGAAGAAGGGTCCCGTGCTAATCATTTGCCCTAGTTCTGTTATCCTTAATTGGGAAAGTGAGTTCTCCAAATGGTCCACATTTGGTGTTGCTGTTTACCATGGCGTGAATCGGGATTTAGTGATCGACAAACTAAAAGCAGGTGACGTTGAGATTATCATTACCAGCTTCGACACGTATAGAATACAAGGAAGCATTTTGTCGAATATCCAGTGGGAGATTCTTATTGTTGATGAGGCACACCGGCTTAAGAATGAGAAGTCGAAGCTATATACAGCGTGTATGAAGATTAAGACACTGAAGCGTTATGGTCTTACGGGAACTGTGATGCAGAACAAGATAATGGAATTATTCAATCTGTTTGACTTGGTGGTCCCTGGTGGCTTGGGGACACGGGAGCACTTTCGGGAATTTTATGATGAACCTCTTAAGCACGGTCAAAGATCGAGTGCTCCACAACGATTTGTTCAGATTGCTGAAGAGCGGAAACAGCATTTAGTGTCGGTGCTGCAAAAGTATATGCTCAGAAGGACAAAAGACGAAACCATAGGGCATCTCATGATGGGGAAGGAAGACAATGTCGTGTTTTGTGCGATGAGTGAGTTGCAAAAACGAGTTTACCAGAGGATACTGCAGCTACCCGACATCCAATGCCTCATCAACAAGGACTTGCCGTGCAGCTGTGGCAGCCCACTCAAACAAGCCGAGTGTTGTCAAAGAACAGTTCCAAACGGTATGATTTGGCCCTATCTTCATAGGGACAACCCTGAAGGTTGTGACTCGTGCCCTTTTTGCCTCGTTCTCCCTTGCCTGGTGAAACTCCAGCAG ATAAGCAACCATCTAGAGCTCATCAAGCCTAGCCCGAAGGATGACCATGATAAGCAAATGAAGGATGCTGAATTTGCTTCTGCAGTATTCAGCACCGACATTGATTTAGTAGGAGGCAGTGCCACTCAGAGTGGCAGCTTCATGGGCCTTAGCGATGTTAGGCACTGTGGAAAAATGAGGGCTCTGGAGAGATTAATGCATTCCTGGATTTCGATGGGCGACAAGATTCTTCTCTTCAGTTATTCAGTGAG GATGCTGGATATACTCGAAAAGTTCATAATACGGAAAGGCTATAGCTTTTCGAGACTAGATGGCTCAACTCCAACTAGTGTACGGCAGTCTCTCGTGGATGACTTCAACTCAAGTCCGAGTAAACAG GTGTTTCTCATATCCACTCGAGCTGGTGGGCTAGGGCTAAATCTTGTGAGTGCAAATCGGGTGGTTATTTTCGACCCAAACTGGAATCCTGCCCAGGATTTGCAGGCACAAGATCGTTCATTCCGTTATGGCCAGAAACGGCATGTGACTGTTTTCCGTCTTCTCTCAGCTGGTTCACTCGAGGAACTCGTCTACACTAGGCAGGTGTATAAGCAGCAGCTCTCGAATATTGCCGTTGCAGGCAAGATGGAGAAGCGGTATTTTGAAGGCGTGCAG GATTCGAAGGAGTTTCGAGGCGAACTGTTTGGGATCTGCAATCTGTTCCGAGATCTTTCTGATAAGCTTTTCACCAGCAACATCGTCGGAGTCCATGACAAGCAAGGGATCTATTTTGACGATCCTCTACAAGAAACGTCGTCTGTGGAATCCAAGGGTATCGGTGGAAGAAGAACAAAGGCGAAGCCAACGCTCGAAGATCTGG GTGCTGTATATGCTCATCGCAACGAAGACGTTGTCAACCTCAGGTCACGCTGTCTGGTAAACGAAAAACAAAGCCTGTCTCGAGAGCAAGATGACGAGCAGCGACGCCCACCTCCGGAAGAAAGAAAAGAATCTGATGCTACAGGAGAAGCAGAAACAGTTGAAATAGTGATGGATCCCCCAGTGTGTGATGCATCAAAGAAGAGGAAAAGTGACCACTCTAGCCTTCTTGCAGTGTTAATGGGCATAGATGAAGCAGAACTAAATAAGTTAATGCTAGCTTAG